In the Paramisgurnus dabryanus chromosome 5, PD_genome_1.1, whole genome shotgun sequence genome, one interval contains:
- the hmgn7 gene encoding high mobility group nucleosomal binding domain 7 isoform X1, translated as MPKRKGTDGEVKEEPQRRSARLSAKPTPPKPEPKPKKTPKKEKEVNDKKEDKKAKAKADQSKEENQSENGETKTNEVEKTPEEAAEAEKEDPKTE; from the exons ATGCCCAAGAGAAAG GGAACTGATGGTGAAGTCAAGGAGGAG CCTCAGAGAAGGTCTGCTAGATTATCAGCG AAGCCAACACCTCCAAAACCCGAACCTAAACCCAAAAAGACTCCCAAG AAAGAGAAGGAGGTGAATGATAAAAAGGAGGACAAGAAAGCAAAGGCAAAGGCTGATCAATCCAAGGAGGAGAACCAATCAGAAAATGGGGAGACTAAGACCAATGAG GTTGAAAAAACTCCAGAAGAGGCAGCAGAGGCTGAGAAGGAGGACCCGAAGACAGAGTAG
- the LOC135732482 gene encoding uncharacterized protein, with protein sequence MLGEAFLHVLNSKEDTKNHGGRTDAQSRNPTNRPEACMANGAVRSPLTSRTVRAGRPEGLEKLGPCRASAPSNAVSILSCSGEDHLGMTLYCSWCCPSFYKDYPDLRLAGDRLEHWSPHNPGLLSPQDDGPLLQSQDLSSLEPSLDQSQQAKTGTQQDEGYLVMENGQGPSWERRLTNSMLNGYLEVQMLEVFCQHMQNMACCGSSLLGTDVMPTLAPTSLNVQKEPRANQEEQLNSSSNNVVRYWSTCSAPATSHFSSPVLRISEADEPPA encoded by the exons ATGCTCGGAGAAGCTTTCCTTCATGTTCTAAACAGCAAAGAAGATACAAAAAATCATGGTGGACGCACTGACGCACAATCACGCAACCCTACGAACCGCCCTGAAGCTTGTATGGCCAATGGCGCTGTCAGATCACCTTTGACATCACGAACAGTGAGAG CTGGCAGGCCTGAAGGCCTGGAAAAGCTGGGGCCTTGCCGGGCCTCTGCACCCAGCAATGCCGTGTCCATTCTCAGCTGCAGTGGTGAAGATCACTTGGGCATGACGTTGTATTGCTCCTGGTGCTGTCCCAGCTTTTATAAGGATTATCCGGACCTCAGACTTGCAGGCGACCGGCTGGAGCATTGGAGTCCTCATAACCCAGGCCTGCTTAGCCCACAGGACGACGGTCCACTGCTACAGTCTCAGGACCTGAGCTCTCTGGAACCTTCTTTGGATCAAAGTCAACAGGCAAAGACAGGAACCCAGCAGGATGAGGGCTATCTTGTCATGGAGAATGGTCAAGGCCCAAGCTGGGAGAGAAGGCTGACCAACTCCATGTTAAATGGTTATCTGGAAGTCCAAATGCTGGAGGTGTTTTGTCAGCACATGCAAAACATGGCATGCTGTGGATCTTCATTGCTTGGCACTGATGTCATGCCAACACTGGCACCCACCAGCCTGAATGTACAGAAGGAACCGAGAGCCAATCAAGAAGAGCAGCTGAATTCTTCATCCAATAATGTTGTGCGATACTGGAGCACCTGTTCAGCTCCAGCCACATCACACTTCAGCTCACCTGTGCTGCGGATTTCGGAAGCTGACGAGCCACCTGcataa
- the hmgn7 gene encoding high mobility group nucleosomal binding domain 7 isoform X2, which translates to MPKRKGTDGEVKEEPQRRSARLSAPTPPKPEPKPKKTPKKEKEVNDKKEDKKAKAKADQSKEENQSENGETKTNEVEKTPEEAAEAEKEDPKTE; encoded by the exons ATGCCCAAGAGAAAG GGAACTGATGGTGAAGTCAAGGAGGAG CCTCAGAGAAGGTCTGCTAGATTATCAGCG CCAACACCTCCAAAACCCGAACCTAAACCCAAAAAGACTCCCAAG AAAGAGAAGGAGGTGAATGATAAAAAGGAGGACAAGAAAGCAAAGGCAAAGGCTGATCAATCCAAGGAGGAGAACCAATCAGAAAATGGGGAGACTAAGACCAATGAG GTTGAAAAAACTCCAGAAGAGGCAGCAGAGGCTGAGAAGGAGGACCCGAAGACAGAGTAG